A region of Lycium barbarum isolate Lr01 chromosome 3, ASM1917538v2, whole genome shotgun sequence DNA encodes the following proteins:
- the LOC132631059 gene encoding uncharacterized protein LOC132631059, with protein MVNVSQKIWLFWTEEWQAQVIVDSVQHVTIKLSHINMQYEAYVTAVYAKCSGAERQELWDLIGQVALNVHVPWIVGGDFIVILKHEEKLGGLPVHHTETAEFAHFIHLVEGRILEDCIFKRLDIVLGNQDFVDLFPSAEVVHPIRHGSDHAPLHVVCDSQTEVVVKPFKFLNFWNPHPKFMEVVENNWWLDFAANPFNELQAKMKKVKQALAVWSRETYGNIFQQISTMKDLIKVSELQFELNPSSLNREALHKAQADFNRYLCLEEEYWKQKTGMRWFKDEDRNTKFFHNYVKGRRRKLAVHTIQNSQGDWLNTNAEIGQEVVLSINTGSDKRQHQDEDLTTLPSDEEVNNAVFGLNGDTGGPDGFSGHFFQTCWGIIGRDVTNMVRAFFCSQELPRCITHTNLVLIPKKENINTFADLRPISLSSFANKIIFRVLHERIVPLLPAIISTTQTSFVKGRSIVANALLAQEIIKDINKRNKLHNVVVKLDMGKTYDRVS; from the exons ATGGTTAATGTGTCACAGAAAATCTGGTTATTCTGGACTGAAGAATGGCAAGCACAAGTTATAGTTGACTCAGTACAGCATGTTACTATTAAGCTATCTCATATAAATATGCAGTATGAAGCATATGTCACTGCTGTGTATGCCAAATGCAGTGGTGCAGAGAGGCAGGAATTATGGGACTTAATTGGACAGGTGGCTCTTAATGTTCATGTGCCCTGGATAGTTGGAGGTGACTTTATTGTTATTCTCAAACATGAGGAAAAGTTGGGAGGCCTTCCAGTTCATCACACTGAAACTGCTGAATTTGCTCATTTT ATACACTTGGTGGAAGGCAGAATATTGGAGGATTGCATATTCAAGAGACTTGATATAGTTCTGGGAAATCAGGATTTCGTGGACTTATTCCCATCAGCTGAAGTTGTTCATCCGATTAGACATGGTTCTGATCATGCCCCTCTCCATGTAGTGTGTGATTCTCAGACTGAAGTGGTAGTTAAGCCTTTTAAATTCCTAAATTTTTGGAATCCTCATCCAAAGTTCATGGAAGTGGTGGAAAACAACTGGTGGTTGGATTTTGCAGCCAATCCTTTCAATGAGTTGCAGGCTAAAATGAAAAAGGTGAAGCAGGCCTTGGCAGTATGGAGTAGGGAAACATATGGCAATATTTTCCAACAGATATCCACAATGAAGGATTTAATCAAAGTCAGTGAGTTGCAGTTTGAATTGAATCCCTCAAGTCTGAATAGAGAAGCTTTGCACAAAGCTCAGGCTGATTTTAATAGATATTTATGCTTGGAGGAGGAATACTGGAAACAAAAGACTGGCATGAGGTGGTTCAAGGATGAAGATAGAAATACTAAGTTTTTTCATAATTATGTTAAAGGAAGAAGAAGGAAGTTGGCAGTTCATACTATACAAAATAGTCAAGGGGACTggttaaacacaaatgctgagATTGGTCAGGAAGTTGTTCTTTCTATCAACACCGGTTCAGACAAGAGGCAACATCAG GATGAGGACTTGACTACTTTACCTAGTGATGAAGAAGTCAACAATGCAGTGTTTGGATTAAATGGGGATACTGGTGGTCCAGATGGTTTTTCAGGCCATTTCTTTCAAACATGTTGGGGTATCATAGGTAGAGATGTAACTAATATGGTAAGGGCCTTCTTTTGTAGTCAAGAACTGCCAAGATGTATCACTCACACAAATCTTGTTTTGATTCCAAAAAAGGAGAATATAAACACCTTTGCTGATCTGAGACCTATCAGTCTAAGCAGTTTTGCTAATAAAATCATCTTTAGAGTTCTACATGAAAGAATTGTTCCACTGTTGCCTGCTATTATATCAACCACTCAGACTAGTTTTGTTAAAGGTAGGAGCATTGTGGCGAATGCACTACTGGCCCAAGAGATCATCAAGGATATTAATAAGAGAAACAAACTACACAATGTGGTGGTAAAGCTTGACATGGGAAAAACTTATGATAGAGTTTCATAG